CGTCTTGTTAGAGCGTGATCGGCAATGTCATCATGAATGAGCGCTCCGTTTTGAAATATTTCAATTGCCACCGCGGGTCGAATGCAGTCAATTACTTTACCATCGCATGCAAAATTGGCGAGAAGACAGCAAAGTGACCTTGAACATTTTCCAGGATTGGAAAAAAAGTCGCTCAATGGGTCAAACAAATATTCGTTTGAAATAGTGCTTTCTCCGTTAGGAAGGGAATTTGCGCTGATGTCTCCAATTTCTTTTGAGAATGCATTTATATATTCAATGAAATCATTGCATTCGTTAATTTCATCTAGAAAGCGCGCGCAGAATGATTCAAGGCTATCGGCGTTTAGCATGTCTTATTCCTGTTTGGTTGAATTATCGTATGCAAAAATTGTATCCAGAATTCCTGAATACCATGTGTTTGGAGAAGTGATTTTCTTTGAGTCGACATATTCTGGCAGTGTGTTTGCTGAGTGTCGCTCAATGCCAGTGACAAGAACAGCTCCTTCTCCATCTTTTACATATCCATAGTCACTTTTCGCTTTGTCTTCAACACCTTCATCAGTCTTTAGTGCTTCAACGGCAGCATTGAGTTTGTCGTTTCTCTCTTGCACTGCTTGAAGTTCAGCAGTTGCTCTTTCAGTTTCGCGCACCTGAGTGTAGTAAATTTTCGCAGGT
This portion of the Phoenicibacter congonensis genome encodes:
- a CDS encoding septum formation initiator family protein; this translates as MGRSHKRAAKIQQEAARNTFSKSAMCKPTKLNLSKIAENFMGLGRVSKALTYCLMTVLLLCIFCYQPAKIYYTQVRETERATAELQAVQERNDKLNAAVEALKTDEGVEDKAKSDYGYVKDGEGAVLVTGIERHSANTLPEYVDSKKITSPNTWYSGILDTIFAYDNSTKQE